The following are encoded together in the Dyella terrae genome:
- a CDS encoding amidohydrolase family protein: MKKLLSVAIASAVALASPAFAAPSVGDVIIRHANVVDVEHAKTIDDQAVVLRGNDIVAVGPDADIAKAWKAGLTVDGNHRFLIPGLWDMHVHFGGGPDLIEENKALLPLYIAHGITTIRDCSGDLPDQVLAWRGEIANGTLFGPQLFTSGAKIEGIHPVWKGTIEVGSKADVDAAFVKLKKDKVDFVKITDSTLDPQLFLYAVSEAKSFGIRSSGHIPMALTVEQAVDAGISSIEHIDYAYKAGVKDEAAIAADFAAGRITRAEANRRLDAGFDQATAMKAYRMFKDKGVFVTPTLNGGRVLDFLDADDHAHDPYLAYIGPKLRKTYDWRIERAAKATPEQIATRHTHYQQLAAVLPMLQQAGVTIMAGTDAGFLNSFDYPGIGLHDELSLYVKNGLTPAQALSSATRAGPAWFGKLDRYGAIATGHAADMVLLKRDPLKDIDATRDIDTVILRGHVYDRHALDGMLDETRAKVATWNQQAAK, from the coding sequence GTGAAGAAGCTTCTTTCAGTCGCCATCGCCTCCGCGGTGGCCCTGGCATCTCCTGCCTTTGCGGCACCGTCCGTCGGTGACGTGATCATCCGCCATGCCAACGTGGTCGACGTCGAGCATGCAAAGACCATCGACGACCAGGCCGTGGTGCTGCGCGGCAACGACATCGTCGCCGTCGGGCCCGATGCGGACATCGCCAAGGCGTGGAAGGCAGGGCTGACCGTGGATGGCAACCATCGCTTCCTGATCCCCGGCTTGTGGGACATGCATGTGCATTTTGGTGGCGGCCCGGATCTTATCGAGGAGAACAAGGCACTGCTTCCGCTGTACATCGCGCACGGCATCACCACCATCCGCGACTGCTCCGGCGACCTGCCTGATCAAGTACTCGCTTGGCGCGGCGAGATTGCCAACGGCACGCTGTTCGGCCCGCAGCTATTTACCTCGGGCGCGAAGATCGAAGGCATCCATCCGGTATGGAAGGGCACCATCGAAGTCGGCAGCAAAGCAGACGTCGACGCCGCGTTCGTGAAGCTGAAAAAGGACAAGGTCGACTTCGTCAAGATCACGGACAGCACGCTCGACCCGCAACTGTTTCTCTATGCCGTGTCGGAGGCCAAGAGTTTCGGCATCCGCTCGTCGGGCCACATCCCCATGGCATTGACGGTGGAACAGGCGGTTGACGCCGGTATCAGTTCCATCGAGCACATCGACTATGCGTACAAGGCGGGTGTGAAGGATGAGGCCGCCATCGCCGCCGACTTCGCCGCGGGACGCATCACGCGTGCGGAAGCCAATCGTCGCCTCGATGCCGGCTTCGATCAGGCGACGGCGATGAAGGCGTACCGGATGTTCAAGGACAAGGGCGTGTTCGTGACACCGACGCTCAACGGCGGCCGCGTGCTCGACTTTCTGGACGCCGACGACCACGCCCACGATCCCTACCTCGCCTATATCGGGCCGAAGCTGCGCAAGACCTACGACTGGCGCATCGAGCGCGCCGCCAAGGCGACGCCGGAGCAGATCGCGACCCGCCACACGCATTACCAGCAACTGGCCGCGGTGCTGCCCATGCTGCAGCAGGCGGGCGTCACCATCATGGCGGGCACCGATGCCGGCTTCCTCAACTCCTTCGACTACCCCGGCATTGGCCTTCACGACGAGCTGAGCCTGTACGTAAAGAACGGCCTGACGCCGGCGCAGGCCCTATCGTCCGCCACGCGTGCCGGCCCGGCGTGGTTCGGCAAGCTGGATAGGTATGGCGCCATCGCCACGGGTCATGCCGCCGACATGGTGCTGCTAAAGCGCGATCCGCTGAAGGACATCGACGCCACACGCGACATCGACACGGTGATCCTGCGCGGCCATGTCTATGACCGCCACGCGCTGGACGGCATGCTCGACGAGACACGCGCCAAGGTCGCTACCTGGAACCAGCAGGCAGCAAAGTGA